A single window of Usitatibacter rugosus DNA harbors:
- a CDS encoding TonB-dependent receptor plug domain-containing protein → MKTMNRKRLTRALAHGFAVAMAASAAHAQQVAQTTEKIQVTGSNIKRVDSETPSPVVTITREQIQQSGQRDIAELLRNVPAVSAGSQLDMSANSFSGGAQTVSLRGLGSASTLVLLNGRRMTPSAYADPNTGNSTVYNLNAIPVDAIERIEILKDGASAIYGSDALAGVVNIILRSDYDGAEVSASIGQNEQSEFGTYRASVTAGYGTLAKQGFNILGSFEAYHRDPVTIKELTNVPAEDLASRGGWRTTQSTNGFPANYFRENVLGNGNFATFVGIDSHCPPEQVIAARCRYDSYKDVNIIFDQDRTDAYLRGSLALTANHTAFAEFLFSRVKTDYFSTPAAFNSGISVWGTAEGNLRQYRLILPVGHPDNPTTVPVAAAYTFSDVGRRTDSQTNDTSRFLVGVKGVFGAWDYETAFLYNKNEREDVNGGYLFFPGLQAAMNSASYRFDGRQNSPDVISQISTSFKEVGESSVTSWDLRGSRELMPMAGGPLSLAVGVEVRKEELQITSDPKIVAGDIVGRGTSSANGDRTVEALYAELSFPVLKNLEASAAIRTEHYSDFGNATTPKFGVKYTPWEFLALRGTYAKGFRAPALTQISESSVQAFNNGVRDPIRCPVFDANLRDCATSFASYIRANPDLKPEKSDNYNLGFIIQPTRDLSATVDYWRIKRKDQIDRFSAAYLLAREAQFPQAIVRDPNPATWLPGVPNSGPIFAVLRQFFNLATTEVDGVDVDFSWTARPGELGKVVTTLGGTYLAHYKYAVAPTDPILDQAGSLGGPSDALPRFKGNLSSTWTYGPWAFTGRVNYVRGWFDGQNGPADQGGGCFFTPGQLVDLDCRVKPWTTVDVGVVWTGIRGLTLGLLVRNLADKAAPFDPNFEVTTAQGFNAQFHNALGRYYTANVSYKFK, encoded by the coding sequence ATGAAGACGATGAACAGGAAGCGCCTCACGAGGGCGCTCGCGCACGGCTTTGCCGTCGCCATGGCCGCCAGCGCAGCCCACGCACAGCAGGTCGCACAAACGACCGAGAAGATCCAGGTCACGGGGTCCAACATCAAGCGCGTCGACTCAGAGACCCCCTCGCCCGTCGTGACCATCACGCGCGAGCAGATCCAGCAGAGCGGCCAACGGGACATTGCTGAATTGTTGCGCAATGTTCCCGCGGTAAGCGCCGGCAGCCAGCTCGACATGTCCGCCAACAGCTTCTCGGGCGGCGCGCAGACGGTTTCCCTGCGCGGCCTCGGTTCGGCTTCCACGCTCGTGCTGCTGAATGGCCGGCGCATGACGCCGTCCGCCTACGCCGACCCGAACACCGGCAACTCGACCGTCTACAACCTCAACGCGATTCCGGTCGATGCCATCGAGCGGATCGAGATCCTCAAGGACGGCGCCTCGGCGATCTACGGCTCGGACGCACTGGCGGGGGTGGTGAACATCATCCTTCGCAGCGACTACGACGGCGCCGAGGTATCGGCCAGCATCGGCCAGAACGAGCAGAGCGAGTTCGGCACCTACCGCGCCAGCGTGACCGCGGGCTACGGCACGCTCGCGAAGCAGGGCTTCAACATCCTCGGCAGCTTCGAGGCCTACCACCGCGATCCGGTGACCATCAAGGAGCTCACCAACGTCCCGGCCGAAGACCTCGCGAGCCGGGGCGGCTGGCGCACGACGCAATCGACCAACGGGTTCCCGGCCAACTACTTCCGCGAGAACGTGCTGGGCAACGGCAACTTCGCCACCTTCGTCGGGATCGACAGCCACTGCCCGCCGGAGCAGGTCATCGCCGCGCGCTGCCGCTACGACTCGTACAAGGACGTGAACATCATCTTCGACCAGGACCGCACCGACGCGTACCTGCGCGGGTCGCTGGCGCTCACCGCCAACCACACGGCCTTCGCCGAGTTCCTGTTCTCGCGCGTGAAGACGGACTACTTCAGCACGCCGGCGGCGTTCAACAGCGGGATCTCCGTCTGGGGCACCGCGGAAGGCAACCTGCGCCAATACCGGCTGATCCTCCCGGTGGGCCACCCCGACAACCCGACCACCGTCCCGGTGGCCGCGGCGTACACGTTCTCCGACGTGGGACGACGCACCGACAGCCAGACCAACGACACGTCGCGGTTCCTCGTCGGCGTGAAGGGCGTCTTCGGGGCCTGGGACTACGAGACCGCGTTCCTCTACAACAAGAACGAGCGCGAGGACGTGAACGGCGGCTATCTCTTCTTCCCCGGCTTGCAGGCCGCGATGAACAGCGCGAGCTACCGTTTCGACGGCCGGCAGAACAGCCCGGACGTCATCAGCCAGATCTCCACCAGCTTCAAGGAAGTGGGCGAATCGTCGGTGACGAGCTGGGACCTGCGAGGCAGCCGCGAGCTGATGCCGATGGCCGGCGGTCCGCTCTCCCTCGCCGTGGGCGTGGAGGTTCGCAAGGAGGAGCTCCAGATCACGTCGGACCCGAAGATCGTGGCCGGCGACATCGTGGGCCGCGGCACGTCGTCGGCAAACGGCGACCGCACGGTGGAGGCGCTCTACGCCGAGCTCTCGTTCCCCGTGCTGAAGAACCTCGAGGCGAGCGCGGCGATCCGTACCGAGCACTACAGCGACTTCGGTAACGCGACGACGCCGAAGTTCGGCGTGAAGTACACGCCCTGGGAATTCCTCGCATTGCGCGGCACGTATGCGAAGGGATTCCGCGCGCCGGCGCTCACGCAGATCTCGGAATCGAGCGTGCAGGCGTTCAACAACGGCGTTCGCGATCCGATCCGCTGCCCGGTGTTCGACGCCAACCTGCGCGACTGCGCGACGTCGTTCGCGTCGTACATCCGCGCGAACCCGGACCTGAAGCCCGAGAAGTCGGACAACTACAACCTGGGCTTCATCATCCAGCCGACGCGCGATCTCTCCGCCACGGTCGACTACTGGCGCATCAAGAGGAAGGACCAGATCGATCGCTTCTCCGCGGCCTACCTGCTCGCGCGCGAGGCGCAGTTCCCGCAGGCCATCGTTCGCGACCCGAACCCGGCGACGTGGCTGCCGGGCGTGCCCAACTCCGGGCCGATCTTCGCGGTGCTGCGCCAGTTCTTCAACCTGGCCACGACCGAGGTGGACGGCGTGGACGTCGACTTCAGCTGGACCGCGCGCCCGGGCGAGCTGGGCAAGGTCGTCACGACGCTCGGAGGGACGTACCTCGCGCACTACAAGTACGCGGTGGCGCCGACCGATCCGATCCTCGACCAGGCCGGTTCCCTCGGTGGCCCCTCGGACGCGTTGCCGCGCTTCAAGGGCAACCTGAGCTCGACGTGGACGTACGGACCGTGGGCGTTCACCGGCCGCGTGAACTACGTGCGCGGATGGTTCGACGGACAGAATGGTCCGGCGGACCAGGGCGGCGGTTGCTTCTTCACGCCGGGCCAGCTCGTGGACCTGGATTGCCGCGTGAAGCCTTGGACGACCGTGGATGTGGGCGTGGTGTGGACCGGCATTCGCGGCCTCACGCTGGGCCTGCTCGTGCGCAACCTCGCGGACAAGGCCGCGCCGTTCGATCCGAACTTCGAAGTGACGACGGCACAAGGCTTCAACGCACAGTTCCACAACGCGCTCGGCCGCTACTACACGGCGAACGTGAGCTACAAGTTCAAGTAG
- a CDS encoding enolase C-terminal domain-like protein yields the protein MTHPALTLRGVRTVAVEVPMRYVLGTSAATVRAAPLLLVDVETEQGVTGRTYIFCYRKSGARAIAGVLQEAAELVAGSPVDPSALGALLERRYALLGVSGVVRMALSAFDAALWDALSVAAGVPLATFLGASPRPIAAYNSCGLGLMDKDAVADEAEQLLENGFTALKLRLGHARLEDDLAVTHAVKKRLPAGVQIMVDYNQALCVEEALLRGKALDGEGLAWIEEPIRHDDYAGNARIADALSLPLQIGENFNGPHAMRAALDAQACDLAMPDVARIGGVTGWMQAAKIASARGTPISSHLMPELSAHLLAASPTCHWLEYVDWADVLLQEPLRIVDGQAIVAKLPGAGITWDAQAVERYRIT from the coding sequence ATGACGCACCCGGCGCTCACGCTTCGAGGCGTTCGCACCGTCGCGGTGGAAGTGCCGATGCGCTACGTGCTGGGAACGAGTGCCGCCACCGTGCGGGCGGCTCCGTTGCTCCTCGTCGATGTCGAGACGGAGCAAGGCGTAACCGGTCGAACGTACATCTTCTGCTACCGGAAGAGTGGCGCGCGGGCCATTGCGGGCGTTCTCCAGGAGGCGGCGGAGCTCGTGGCAGGTTCGCCGGTGGATCCTTCCGCGCTGGGCGCGTTGCTCGAACGGCGCTACGCGCTGCTCGGCGTCAGCGGTGTCGTACGCATGGCGCTGTCCGCCTTTGATGCGGCGCTGTGGGATGCGCTGTCGGTTGCGGCCGGTGTTCCGCTCGCGACGTTCCTCGGAGCGTCACCGCGGCCCATTGCCGCGTACAACTCCTGCGGCCTGGGCTTGATGGACAAGGATGCGGTCGCCGACGAGGCGGAGCAGCTCCTCGAGAACGGATTCACGGCGCTCAAGCTGCGGCTCGGCCATGCACGGCTCGAAGACGATCTCGCCGTCACCCACGCCGTGAAGAAGCGGCTGCCCGCCGGCGTGCAGATCATGGTCGACTACAACCAGGCGCTCTGCGTCGAGGAGGCGCTGCTGCGTGGAAAGGCGCTGGATGGCGAGGGCCTCGCGTGGATCGAGGAGCCGATTCGCCACGACGACTACGCGGGCAACGCGAGGATCGCCGATGCGCTCTCGCTGCCGCTGCAGATCGGCGAGAACTTCAACGGTCCCCACGCGATGCGGGCCGCACTCGATGCTCAGGCGTGCGATCTCGCCATGCCGGACGTCGCGCGGATCGGCGGTGTCACGGGCTGGATGCAGGCCGCGAAGATCGCCTCCGCCCGGGGCACGCCGATCAGCTCGCATTTGATGCCGGAGCTGAGCGCGCACCTGCTGGCCGCATCGCCCACGTGTCACTGGCTCGAGTACGTCGATTGGGCCGACGTACTTCTGCAGGAGCCGCTTCGGATCGTGGACGGCCAGGCGATCGTCGCGAAGCTCCCCGGCGCGGGAATCACCTGGGACGCGCAGGCCGTGGAACGCTACCGGATTACTTGA
- a CDS encoding BON domain-containing protein encodes MKTHLKIRNAALVAALAAVTATAYATNEYVSAHSDTVVAPTETVVTTTTTTTIEPVAPVESLTTNETVVTTPATPAESAPLLNVPSTPITIEDRRMTLDERIQSDVMDKLAASPNISGKIGVESKDAVVTLTGYTSTSAQAYRAGRYAGSVEGVKYVQNDVRGRIGGSY; translated from the coding sequence ATGAAGACTCACCTCAAGATCCGCAACGCTGCACTGGTCGCTGCCCTCGCCGCCGTCACCGCGACGGCTTACGCGACGAACGAGTACGTGTCGGCCCATAGCGACACCGTCGTTGCGCCGACCGAGACCGTCGTGACCACCACGACGACCACGACGATCGAGCCCGTTGCGCCGGTCGAGAGCCTGACGACGAACGAAACGGTCGTGACGACGCCGGCGACCCCGGCCGAAAGCGCACCGCTGCTCAACGTTCCCTCGACGCCCATCACCATTGAGGATCGACGGATGACGCTCGACGAGCGGATCCAGTCGGACGTGATGGACAAGCTCGCGGCCTCCCCGAACATCTCCGGGAAAATCGGCGTGGAATCGAAGGACGCCGTCGTGACGCTCACCGGCTATACGTCGACCTCGGCGCAGGCGTATCGCGCGGGCCGCTATGCCGGCAGCGTGGAAGGCGTGAAGTACGTGCAGAACGACGTCCGCGGCCGAATCGGCGGGTCGTACTAA
- a CDS encoding xanthine dehydrogenase family protein molybdopterin-binding subunit: MKFETAATKNPIDQMKIVGQPVDRIDGPAKTTGTAPYAYERHDVVANQAYGCIVGSAIAKGKITSIDVSAAKAAPGVLAVVTYQNAGKLAKADSHTARLLAGPDVQHYDQAVAVVVAETFEQARSAAKLVRVRYDRQPGRYDLAHEVKNAKPPKPDEKDPKPPIQKLGDFDKAFAAAPVKLDQTYTTPDQSHAMMEPHASIAAWEGDKLTVWTANQMIDWAVRDLAKTFSIPKDRIRVVSPYVGGGFGAKLWIRSDALLAALGAKAAGRPVKVALARPQIANNTTHRPATIQHVRLATELDGRITAIAHESWSGNLPGGDPETAVDQTKLLYAGANRLTGMRLAVLDLPEGNAMRAPGEAPGLMALEIAMDEMAEKLGIDPIQFRILNDTQVDPMKPQRPFTQRRLVECMRIGADRFGWSRRNPTPGRVREGRLLIGMGMAAAFRNNLLMKSAARVRLDDRGFVIVETDMTDIGTGSYTVIAQTAAEVMEVPLDKVIVRLGDSSFPVSCGSGGQWGGNNACAGVYAACMKLKSQIAAGGERVAEDFIDYPKELAESQQQSTFGAHFVEVSVDGATSEIRVRRMLAVCAAGRILNPKSARSQVIGAMTMGVGAALMEELAVDTRPNYGFFVNHDLAGYEVPVHNDIPHQDVIFLDETDPLSSPMKAKGVGELGICGVSAAVANAIYNASGVRVRDYPITLDKILGKMSA; the protein is encoded by the coding sequence ATGAAATTCGAAACGGCTGCAACGAAGAACCCCATCGACCAGATGAAGATCGTCGGCCAGCCCGTCGATCGTATCGATGGCCCCGCGAAGACCACCGGCACCGCGCCCTATGCCTACGAGCGCCATGACGTCGTCGCGAACCAGGCTTACGGCTGCATCGTCGGCAGTGCCATCGCCAAGGGAAAGATCACGTCCATCGACGTGTCGGCCGCCAAGGCAGCGCCGGGCGTGCTGGCCGTCGTCACGTACCAGAACGCCGGCAAGCTGGCCAAGGCCGATTCGCATACCGCGAGGCTCCTCGCCGGGCCCGACGTCCAGCACTACGACCAGGCCGTGGCCGTCGTCGTGGCGGAGACGTTCGAGCAAGCGCGTTCCGCCGCGAAGCTCGTGCGCGTTCGCTACGACCGCCAGCCGGGCCGCTACGACCTCGCCCATGAGGTGAAGAACGCGAAGCCGCCCAAGCCCGACGAGAAGGATCCGAAGCCGCCGATCCAGAAGCTCGGCGATTTCGACAAGGCCTTCGCGGCCGCACCGGTCAAGCTGGACCAGACGTACACCACGCCGGACCAGAGCCACGCGATGATGGAGCCGCACGCGAGCATCGCGGCCTGGGAGGGCGACAAGCTCACCGTGTGGACCGCCAACCAGATGATCGATTGGGCGGTCCGCGATCTCGCGAAGACGTTCTCCATCCCCAAGGACAGGATCCGCGTGGTCTCGCCCTACGTCGGTGGCGGCTTCGGCGCGAAGCTCTGGATCCGTTCCGATGCCTTGCTGGCCGCGTTGGGAGCCAAGGCCGCGGGGCGGCCGGTGAAAGTCGCCCTGGCGCGCCCGCAGATCGCCAACAACACCACGCATCGTCCGGCCACGATCCAGCACGTCCGCCTCGCCACGGAGCTCGACGGCCGCATCACCGCCATTGCGCACGAGAGCTGGTCCGGCAACCTCCCCGGCGGCGATCCCGAAACGGCCGTCGACCAGACGAAGCTGCTTTACGCGGGCGCCAATCGCCTCACCGGCATGAGGCTCGCGGTCCTCGACCTTCCCGAGGGCAATGCGATGCGCGCTCCGGGAGAAGCGCCCGGCCTGATGGCGCTCGAGATCGCGATGGACGAGATGGCCGAGAAGCTCGGCATCGACCCGATCCAGTTCCGGATCCTCAACGACACGCAGGTCGATCCGATGAAGCCGCAGCGCCCGTTCACGCAGCGCCGGCTGGTCGAGTGCATGCGCATCGGCGCGGACCGCTTCGGCTGGAGCCGGCGCAATCCCACACCGGGCCGCGTGCGAGAGGGCCGCCTGCTGATCGGCATGGGCATGGCCGCCGCGTTCCGCAACAACCTGCTGATGAAGTCCGCCGCGCGCGTCCGCCTGGACGATCGCGGCTTCGTGATCGTCGAGACCGACATGACGGACATCGGCACCGGCAGCTACACGGTGATCGCGCAGACCGCCGCCGAGGTGATGGAGGTGCCGCTCGACAAGGTCATCGTGCGGCTTGGCGACTCGTCCTTCCCCGTCTCGTGCGGCTCGGGGGGTCAGTGGGGCGGCAACAATGCGTGCGCCGGCGTCTATGCCGCATGCATGAAGCTCAAGTCGCAAATTGCCGCGGGCGGCGAACGTGTCGCCGAAGACTTCATCGACTACCCCAAGGAGCTCGCCGAATCCCAGCAGCAGTCCACCTTCGGCGCGCACTTCGTCGAGGTGAGCGTGGATGGCGCGACCTCCGAGATCCGCGTGCGCCGCATGCTGGCCGTGTGCGCCGCGGGACGGATCCTCAATCCCAAGTCCGCCCGCAGCCAGGTGATCGGCGCGATGACGATGGGCGTGGGCGCGGCCCTGATGGAAGAGCTCGCGGTCGACACGCGGCCGAATTACGGCTTCTTCGTGAACCACGATCTCGCCGGCTACGAGGTCCCTGTCCACAACGATATCCCGCACCAGGACGTGATCTTCCTCGACGAGACCGATCCCTTGTCCTCGCCGATGAAGGCCAAGGGCGTGGGCGAGCTCGGGATCTGTGGTGTTTCCGCAGCGGTGGCGAATGCGATCTACAACGCCAGCGGCGTTCGCGTCCGGGACTATCCCATCACGCTCGACAAGATCCTCGGGAAGATGAGCGCCTGA
- a CDS encoding alpha/beta hydrolase — MKRLLAIALLALAAVFPAAAQTFTGAMSGSWWDAARAGEGQFITFETLGTRNVVYLAYFTYTADGRATWQVGSADYAANATTVEIPLITGSGARFGNAFNTGDVRTAPSGTATLEFVSCTRMRMRHTAIAGLVLDLTRSVGPLAGAGCGDKPPAASSLTGVVSGSWWNAQRNGEGQFITFETLGNRNVAYLAYFTYAADGTASWLVGNADYTIGARTITIPLITGSNARFGTAFRSADVQTTSAGTATLELTSCSTLRLSYTGAAQTFAHDITRLVGPLTGLGCTDGIVTASPLANEVHTDQYASTFTGFTYPISISFPPGYVPGSANHPVIYSADSEFLFQILVGTVRERGYNAIVVSVGNGGSDRRFVDYVSPGWNDYFRFLKLELMPFIETRFRVDRTRRTFVGYSLSGSLAGVVMLMDDPADRRFGSFISIDGSFWNQTATINGFEDELFARTHALPVSMYLAAAENRASIANFRARLDLRSYTGLRVNLHDYALSHAAVVLPAIQDGLAFTFP; from the coding sequence ATGAAGCGCCTCCTCGCGATTGCCCTGCTGGCCCTGGCCGCCGTCTTCCCGGCCGCGGCGCAGACTTTCACCGGCGCGATGTCGGGATCATGGTGGGACGCGGCCCGTGCCGGCGAAGGCCAGTTCATCACCTTCGAGACGCTCGGCACCCGAAACGTCGTCTATCTCGCGTACTTCACGTATACCGCGGACGGCCGCGCCACGTGGCAGGTGGGATCGGCGGACTATGCGGCCAACGCGACCACGGTCGAGATTCCGCTCATCACCGGCTCGGGCGCGCGCTTCGGCAACGCGTTCAACACCGGGGACGTTCGCACGGCTCCGTCCGGAACCGCGACGCTGGAGTTCGTCTCCTGCACCCGCATGCGCATGCGCCACACCGCGATCGCGGGCCTGGTGCTCGACCTCACGCGCTCCGTGGGGCCGCTTGCCGGCGCGGGCTGTGGGGACAAGCCGCCCGCGGCCTCCTCGCTCACGGGCGTGGTCTCGGGCTCGTGGTGGAACGCGCAGCGAAACGGCGAGGGGCAGTTCATCACCTTCGAGACGCTGGGCAACCGCAACGTCGCGTATCTCGCGTACTTCACCTACGCCGCGGATGGCACGGCCTCGTGGCTCGTGGGCAACGCGGACTACACGATCGGCGCCCGCACCATCACCATCCCGCTGATCACCGGCTCGAACGCACGCTTCGGCACGGCATTCCGGAGCGCGGACGTGCAGACGACGAGCGCGGGCACGGCCACGCTCGAGCTCACGTCGTGCTCGACGCTGCGCCTGAGCTACACGGGCGCCGCGCAGACGTTTGCTCATGACATCACGCGCCTCGTCGGGCCGCTCACGGGCCTGGGGTGCACCGATGGCATCGTCACGGCGTCTCCGCTTGCCAACGAAGTCCACACCGATCAGTACGCCTCGACGTTCACCGGCTTCACGTATCCGATCTCGATCTCGTTCCCGCCGGGCTATGTGCCGGGCAGCGCGAACCATCCCGTCATCTATTCGGCGGATTCCGAATTCCTTTTCCAGATCCTCGTCGGCACGGTGCGTGAGCGCGGCTACAACGCGATCGTGGTGTCCGTCGGCAACGGCGGATCGGACCGGCGCTTCGTCGACTACGTGAGCCCGGGCTGGAACGACTATTTTCGTTTTCTCAAGCTCGAGCTCATGCCGTTCATCGAGACGCGCTTCCGGGTGGACCGCACGCGGCGCACGTTCGTGGGCTACTCGCTCTCCGGCTCGCTGGCCGGCGTGGTGATGCTGATGGACGATCCCGCCGACCGCCGCTTCGGGAGCTTCATCTCGATCGACGGCTCGTTCTGGAACCAGACGGCCACCATCAACGGCTTCGAGGACGAGCTCTTCGCGCGGACGCACGCGCTGCCCGTGTCGATGTATCTCGCCGCGGCCGAGAACCGCGCGTCGATCGCGAATTTCCGCGCGCGCCTCGACTTGCGCAGCTACACGGGCCTGCGCGTGAACCTGCACGACTACGCCCTCAGCCACGCCGCCGTCGTCCTGCCCGCCATCCAGGACGGCCTCGCCTTCACCTTCCCGTAA
- a CDS encoding ketopantoate reductase family protein: protein MTQPLKIAVMGSGGLGGYFGARLANGGADVHFVARGAHLQAMRSDGLRIEGPEPIHLPRVSATDDPATIGLSDVVMLGVKLWDTDSALAQIRPLVGPDTAIISFQNGVLKDQYLRAAFDAKNIMGGVGYVATAIDRPGVIKQTGPMQRLLFGEFDGSRSPRGERLLEACLAGGIKAELSGDIRREIWQKYVFLVGLSGTTATIRKPIGPIRENPQTRAFLHDVMREVVAVGRAHGVDLPEDFAANRLEFVDTVSKDMTASMHHDLERGNRLEVRWLSGGVVELGLEKGVPTPLNRAISDILALHAGGKAA, encoded by the coding sequence ATGACTCAACCTTTGAAGATCGCGGTCATGGGCTCGGGCGGCCTCGGCGGCTACTTCGGTGCTCGCTTGGCGAACGGCGGCGCGGATGTGCATTTCGTCGCTCGCGGGGCGCACTTGCAGGCGATGCGCTCCGACGGACTTCGCATCGAGGGCCCCGAGCCGATCCACCTCCCGCGAGTGAGCGCCACCGACGATCCTGCGACGATCGGCCTGTCCGATGTCGTGATGCTGGGCGTGAAGCTGTGGGACACCGATTCGGCCCTGGCGCAGATCCGCCCGCTGGTCGGTCCGGATACCGCGATCATCTCGTTCCAGAACGGCGTGCTGAAGGATCAATACCTGCGAGCCGCGTTCGACGCGAAGAACATCATGGGCGGCGTCGGCTATGTCGCCACCGCGATCGACCGTCCTGGCGTGATCAAGCAGACGGGCCCGATGCAGCGCCTCCTCTTCGGCGAGTTCGACGGCTCGCGCTCGCCGCGCGGGGAAAGGCTGCTCGAAGCGTGTCTCGCGGGCGGCATCAAGGCCGAGCTGTCGGGCGACATCCGGCGGGAGATCTGGCAGAAGTACGTCTTCCTGGTCGGGCTCTCCGGCACCACGGCCACGATCCGCAAGCCCATCGGCCCGATTCGCGAGAACCCCCAGACGCGGGCCTTCCTGCACGACGTGATGCGCGAGGTCGTGGCCGTCGGGCGTGCGCACGGCGTGGATCTTCCCGAGGATTTCGCCGCGAATCGCCTGGAGTTCGTCGATACGGTTTCGAAGGACATGACGGCGTCGATGCACCACGACCTCGAACGCGGCAACCGGCTCGAGGTGCGCTGGCTCTCGGGCGGTGTCGTGGAGCTGGGCCTCGAGAAGGGCGTACCGACGCCGCTGAACCGCGCGATCAGCGACATCCTGGCGCTTCACGCCGGCGGCAAGGCCGCATGA
- a CDS encoding SH3 domain-containing protein, with the protein MTRWIAVSMGVGCIVSLPLLAQDATVTLGKQFAAASPLEWDVQEASHPKLGKIRFAYLKNLVETPVGNAKVYSRAYVSCDPTRRKIAIELTNTTSPDDPGGLRPKTLPRLVCSRLATPNDTTPIKEELLAPRWEVSKIGDVLAHSLTAFPLRECVSIEVLEDVELPKGWAQPSAAVTFEITPYNKQLDEIFASCGEVSAYAQPATAVAKAPAPGKAAPPAKAAAPAKAPPPAPPKQVAQAPVPASTPPATTPAPATTPPPPPPPSPAPAPATKAAPSDGWQQARAVATGRTNVRAGPTLQSGLVVQLDPGMPVLAQKAEADWWRVRTTLGGKPIEGYVRQDRLVFK; encoded by the coding sequence ATGACTCGCTGGATCGCTGTTTCGATGGGAGTCGGCTGCATCGTATCGCTGCCCCTCCTCGCCCAGGACGCTACCGTCACCCTCGGCAAGCAATTCGCCGCCGCGTCCCCGCTCGAATGGGACGTGCAGGAGGCGAGCCATCCCAAGCTCGGCAAGATCCGCTTTGCCTACCTGAAGAACCTCGTCGAGACGCCGGTGGGCAACGCGAAGGTCTATTCACGCGCGTACGTCTCCTGCGATCCCACGCGCCGCAAGATCGCGATCGAGCTCACCAACACCACGTCGCCCGACGATCCCGGCGGCCTGCGGCCCAAGACCCTGCCGCGCCTCGTGTGCAGCCGCCTTGCCACGCCGAACGACACAACGCCCATCAAGGAGGAGCTGCTCGCCCCGCGCTGGGAAGTGAGCAAGATCGGCGACGTGCTCGCGCACAGCCTCACCGCCTTCCCGTTGCGCGAATGCGTGTCGATCGAAGTGCTGGAGGATGTGGAGCTGCCGAAAGGTTGGGCGCAGCCGAGCGCCGCCGTGACGTTCGAAATCACGCCCTATAACAAGCAGCTCGACGAGATCTTCGCGAGCTGCGGCGAGGTTTCTGCGTACGCGCAGCCGGCGACGGCCGTCGCGAAGGCACCGGCACCAGGCAAGGCCGCACCACCGGCCAAAGCGGCAGCACCCGCGAAGGCCCCGCCTCCCGCTCCGCCGAAGCAGGTGGCCCAAGCGCCGGTGCCCGCTTCGACACCGCCCGCAACAACCCCTGCGCCCGCGACAACACCTCCGCCGCCCCCTCCTCCGTCACCGGCACCTGCACCCGCGACGAAAGCAGCCCCGTCCGACGGTTGGCAACAAGCCCGCGCCGTCGCAACCGGCCGCACCAACGTCCGCGCCGGCCCCACGCTGCAGTCCGGCCTCGTCGTGCAGCTCGATCCGGGCATGCCCGTGCTCGCGCAAAAAGCCGAGGCCGACTGGTGGCGCGTGCGAACGACGCTCGGCGGCAAGCCCATCGAGGGCTACGTGCGACAGGACCGGCTGGTCTTCAAGTAA